A DNA window from Acidobacteriota bacterium contains the following coding sequences:
- a CDS encoding sigma-70 family RNA polymerase sigma factor, which translates to MASNQDMANDRDLSAFLVEIQPRLRGVLAQFRIPMEDAEDVVQQAMLALVYQWETVRDPEAWLVGTVRNKCLVYWRDRRRRLYETVDSVLLNWLAVNDRPAQTRFELVQDLSTLIARLPKRCQEILRLRYSLGYKPAEVAEELGYQPSSVSKITSRCMAGLLKQMVRSGYCAPPEKDSDDTSELGAS; encoded by the coding sequence TTGGCCAGCAATCAAGACATGGCCAACGATCGGGATCTGAGCGCTTTTCTCGTCGAGATTCAACCGCGGCTGCGGGGAGTCTTGGCTCAATTCCGCATCCCCATGGAGGATGCCGAGGACGTCGTGCAACAAGCGATGCTCGCCTTGGTCTACCAGTGGGAGACCGTGCGCGATCCGGAGGCCTGGCTGGTGGGCACGGTGCGCAACAAATGCCTGGTCTACTGGCGAGACCGCCGCCGCCGTCTCTACGAGACCGTCGACTCGGTGCTGCTCAACTGGCTCGCCGTCAACGACCGCCCGGCGCAGACCCGCTTCGAGCTCGTCCAGGACCTGAGCACCCTCATCGCGCGGCTGCCGAAACGCTGCCAGGAAATTCTTCGCCTCCGTTACTCCCTGGGCTACAAGCCGGCGGAAGTGGCCGAGGAGCTCGGCTACCAACCGTCCAGCGTCAGCAAGATCACCAGCCGCTGCATGGCTGGGTTGCTCAAGCAGATGGTGCGCAGTGGCTATTGCGCCCCGCCGGAGAAGGACTCCGACGACACCTCGGAGCTCGGCGCTTCCTAG
- a CDS encoding LptF/LptG family permease — MRRLDRYILSQILGPLALGLLVYTFILLMQFLFSSAEMIIQRGLPASVVGKLLLLILPSSIVLTIPMSLLFAILITVGRLSADSELIAMRSCGISLLSLYRPILILSGVLCALNVYLMVSVLPHGNHALQQLNLQILTQSVSQQVEPRVFHEQWEGKVLYVFEIPPGQTRWKGVMVAQALPGEQQEIVIADWGEVRVDPTGERLVLRLENAVTHRVDMRNPDSYNISQQEVLETVLEDQFTSRRRAKISASKSIREMDLQELQERVADPDATPEMRNLARVQIHKSFAIPVACLVFGLLALPLGINNRRGGKASGFALSIAVILVYWILLSNGEEAARYGKMDAWIAMWAPNVLLATAGLFLLLRRNSDKSLMLSRVDRWIREDLWAGLQRLANWRKKRKRLQAAKRAAATSAGDGGRKKSVGKLLANQRRSSMDVGDDSSGEEDPEDDEGGRILLRLPRLQVTIPSLLDRYVARSFLMVLGLVMLSGIILYVVADLGENIDDILKNQVPRSLVFAYYKFLSLQILYDIAPIVVLVTTLITFSLLSRSNELTAFKALGVSLFRLALPAMALALLVVLFNIYLQSQVLPASNERVAQIKDQIKGRQSARTYRRADRQWLFGQGRYVYNYVHYDNRRQSLERLQVFEFDEDYRLSRRLLADHAVYSEAGWIFEGGWKRSFDGPLVTAYESFEEPRLSDYPETPEYFTSEIRPPEQMRYQELRSYIQELEDRGQSIPELRVELHNKMAYPAISLVMALVALPFAFRLGKQGALYGVGLSVVLGMIFMAIYVFFSTLGAAGAIPPLLAVWAPNLVFAVFALYLFLGVRT, encoded by the coding sequence ATGCGCCGTCTCGACCGCTACATCCTGTCCCAGATCCTGGGTCCCCTGGCGCTGGGCCTCCTCGTGTACACCTTCATCCTGCTGATGCAGTTCCTGTTCAGCTCGGCGGAGATGATCATCCAGCGCGGGTTGCCCGCGTCGGTGGTGGGGAAATTGCTGCTGCTCATCCTGCCCAGCAGCATCGTACTCACCATCCCCATGTCCCTGCTCTTCGCCATCCTGATCACCGTCGGGAGGCTCTCCGCCGACAGCGAGCTCATCGCCATGCGCTCCTGCGGCATCAGCCTGCTCAGCCTCTACCGCCCGATTCTCATTCTGTCCGGGGTGCTCTGCGCCCTCAACGTCTACCTCATGGTCTCCGTGCTTCCCCACGGCAACCATGCCCTGCAACAGCTCAACCTCCAGATCCTGACCCAGAGCGTCTCCCAGCAAGTCGAGCCGCGGGTGTTCCACGAGCAATGGGAAGGCAAGGTCCTCTACGTCTTCGAGATCCCGCCGGGACAGACGCGGTGGAAAGGGGTCATGGTGGCCCAGGCCTTGCCCGGGGAACAGCAGGAGATCGTCATCGCCGACTGGGGGGAGGTACGGGTCGATCCTACCGGCGAGCGGCTGGTGCTGCGCCTCGAGAACGCTGTCACCCACCGGGTCGACATGCGCAACCCCGACAGCTACAACATCAGCCAGCAGGAGGTGCTGGAGACCGTCCTCGAGGACCAATTCACCAGCCGCCGCAGAGCCAAGATCTCCGCCTCCAAGAGCATCCGGGAGATGGACCTGCAAGAGCTCCAGGAGCGCGTCGCGGACCCCGATGCCACCCCCGAGATGCGCAACCTCGCGCGGGTGCAGATTCACAAGAGCTTCGCCATTCCCGTCGCCTGCCTGGTCTTCGGCCTGCTCGCCCTGCCCCTGGGAATCAACAACCGTCGCGGTGGCAAGGCCTCCGGATTCGCCCTCTCCATCGCCGTCATCTTGGTCTACTGGATTCTTCTCAGCAACGGTGAGGAGGCGGCTCGCTACGGCAAGATGGATGCTTGGATCGCCATGTGGGCCCCCAACGTTCTGCTCGCCACCGCCGGTCTCTTTCTGCTCCTGCGGCGCAACAGCGACAAGAGCCTGATGCTCTCGCGGGTGGACCGTTGGATTCGCGAGGACCTCTGGGCCGGCCTCCAGCGGCTGGCCAACTGGCGCAAGAAACGCAAGCGGCTGCAAGCGGCGAAGAGGGCCGCGGCGACCTCGGCGGGAGACGGTGGCCGGAAGAAGTCGGTCGGTAAGCTCCTCGCCAACCAGCGCCGGAGCTCTATGGATGTCGGTGACGATAGCTCCGGTGAAGAGGACCCGGAGGACGACGAGGGGGGCCGCATCCTGCTCCGGCTCCCCCGCCTCCAGGTCACCATACCCAGCCTCCTCGATCGCTACGTCGCCCGCAGCTTCCTGATGGTCCTGGGGCTGGTGATGCTCTCCGGCATCATCCTCTACGTGGTGGCGGACCTGGGCGAGAATATTGACGACATCCTCAAGAACCAGGTGCCCCGCAGCCTGGTTTTCGCCTACTACAAATTCCTCTCGCTGCAGATCCTCTACGACATCGCCCCCATCGTGGTGTTGGTCACCACCCTGATCACCTTCAGCCTGCTCTCCCGGTCCAACGAGCTCACCGCCTTCAAGGCCCTCGGCGTCAGCCTCTTCCGGCTCGCCTTGCCGGCCATGGCCCTGGCACTGCTGGTGGTGCTGTTCAACATCTACCTGCAGTCCCAGGTCCTCCCCGCCTCCAACGAACGGGTGGCCCAGATCAAGGATCAGATCAAGGGCCGCCAATCCGCCCGCACCTACCGCCGGGCGGATCGCCAATGGCTCTTCGGCCAGGGGCGCTATGTCTACAACTACGTCCACTACGACAACCGGCGCCAATCCCTGGAGCGGCTCCAGGTTTTCGAATTTGACGAGGACTACCGGCTCTCCCGCCGTCTGCTGGCGGATCACGCGGTGTATAGCGAGGCGGGATGGATCTTCGAGGGAGGCTGGAAGAGATCATTCGATGGGCCCCTGGTGACGGCCTACGAGAGCTTCGAGGAGCCACGGCTGAGCGACTACCCGGAGACGCCGGAGTACTTCACCTCCGAGATCCGGCCGCCGGAGCAGATGCGCTACCAGGAGCTACGAAGCTACATTCAGGAGTTGGAGGATCGGGGGCAGTCCATCCCCGAGCTGCGGGTGGAGCTACACAACAAGATGGCCTACCCCGCCATCTCCTTGGTGATGGCGCTGGTGGCCCTGCCCTTCGCCTTCCGGCTGGGCAAGCAGGGAGCTCTCTACGGGGTCGGTCTGTCGGTGGTCTTGGGGATGATCTTCATGGCCATCTACGTCTTCTTCAGCACCCTCGGTGCCGCCGGGGCCATCCCTCCCCTACTGGCGGTTTGGGCTCCCAACCTGGTCTTCGCGGTCTTCGCCCTTTATCTTTTCCTGGGCGTGCGGACCTAG
- a CDS encoding pentapeptide repeat-containing protein, with protein sequence MAGVSSGWCVGTSLESPTAFEGAHLDGAHLDGAHLDGAHLDGAHLDGAHPRRALYPWLSSLPSEDSLQRISSRTPRRPRRRV encoded by the coding sequence ATGGCTGGGGTCTCCTCGGGGTGGTGTGTCGGAACCTCCTTGGAAAGTCCGACTGCTTTTGAAGGGGCTCATCTTGATGGGGCTCATCTTGATGGGGCTCATCTTGATGGGGCTCATCTTGATGGGGCTCATCTTGATGGGGCTCATCCCCGGCGGGCATTGTATCCCTGGCTCTCGAGCCTCCCATCGGAAGATTCCCTGCAGAGGATCTCATCTCGAACTCCGCGGAGACCGAGGAGACGCGTATAA
- a CDS encoding 6-carboxytetrahydropterin synthase, whose product MRVRLERRYRFCASHLYRREEWSEEENRARFGACANLPGHGHNYRLYVTVAGSVDRATGFMVDLPALDALVQEEVITQLDHQHLNHAVPEFGPGGEIPTSENLILWIHERLSSGLGSLGGGGEVELLRLRLEEDEDLAAEWVAGD is encoded by the coding sequence ATGCGCGTCCGCCTGGAACGTCGATACCGCTTCTGTGCCAGTCATCTATACCGTCGGGAGGAATGGAGCGAGGAGGAGAACCGAGCCCGCTTCGGGGCCTGTGCGAACCTCCCGGGCCACGGCCACAATTACCGGCTGTATGTGACGGTGGCGGGATCGGTGGACCGGGCTACCGGCTTCATGGTGGATCTGCCGGCTCTGGATGCCCTGGTCCAAGAAGAGGTGATCACGCAGCTGGACCATCAGCATCTGAACCACGCCGTGCCGGAGTTCGGGCCGGGTGGCGAGATCCCGACCAGCGAGAATCTGATCCTCTGGATCCATGAGCGCTTGAGCTCCGGTCTAGGATCCTTGGGCGGCGGTGGGGAAGTGGAGCTTCTCCGCTTGCGGCTGGAGGAGGATGAAGACCTCGCTGCGGAGTGGGTGGCGGGGGACTGA
- a CDS encoding ParA family protein — MNITIANQKGGVGKTTTAINLSAALAAKGLKTLLVDVDPQGNSSMSFIEMTPEFATVYEALVEPNVTIRDIIVPSDRIEHLYVAPSRVSLAKIESTLLGELDGHYRLKDALEPVQDEFDFVIIDTPPTLGLITINALVAASHVLIPIQSSYFALEGTDDLLETIDKIKQRANPQLQILGALITLYDKRTVLSRDIHEQISEVFGDKLFETVISKSVRLEESPAYKESIFHFAPKSSGAFEYYKLSEEVLGRV, encoded by the coding sequence ATGAATATCACGATCGCAAATCAAAAAGGCGGCGTCGGCAAGACGACTACCGCCATCAATCTCTCCGCCGCACTCGCCGCCAAAGGCCTCAAGACGTTGCTTGTCGACGTCGATCCGCAGGGTAATAGCTCGATGTCTTTCATCGAAATGACCCCTGAGTTTGCCACCGTCTACGAAGCTCTCGTCGAGCCGAACGTCACCATCCGCGACATCATCGTTCCGTCCGACCGGATCGAGCATCTCTACGTCGCGCCGTCCCGGGTCAGCCTGGCAAAGATCGAAAGTACTTTGCTCGGCGAGCTCGACGGTCATTATCGGCTCAAAGATGCTCTCGAGCCCGTCCAGGACGAGTTCGACTTCGTCATCATCGACACCCCGCCAACCCTCGGCCTCATCACCATCAACGCCCTGGTGGCTGCCAGCCACGTTCTGATTCCCATCCAGTCCTCCTACTTCGCACTGGAGGGGACCGACGATCTGCTCGAGACCATCGACAAGATCAAGCAGCGCGCCAATCCCCAGCTGCAGATTCTCGGGGCCTTGATTACCCTCTACGACAAGCGCACCGTCCTGTCCCGGGACATCCACGAACAGATCTCCGAGGTCTTCGGCGACAAGCTTTTCGAGACGGTCATCTCCAAGAGCGTGCGCCTCGAAGAGAGTCCCGCTTACAAAGAGTCCATCTTTCACTTTGCGCCCAAATCCTCCGGCGCCTTCGAGTACTACAAGCTCTCCGAGGAGGTGTTAGGTCGTGTCTAA
- a CDS encoding sigma-70 family RNA polymerase sigma factor has product MKQPEEQDSLEALLDRARPRLGRVLARYNIPPDDAEDLLRDVFLTLIFQRDRVSEPEVWVLRTLKQQCLAYWRRRRRVLYSNLDAELRQSVLETGGDSKRRERLRRQLARVVDSLPAPCRSLLRRRYGLDGALGPDPLDDTVAGEVSQRCLAALGKRLMESGVLDDLDPPQ; this is encoded by the coding sequence GTGAAACAGCCGGAAGAGCAGGACTCCCTCGAAGCGTTGCTAGACCGCGCCCGCCCCCGGCTGGGTCGCGTGTTGGCCCGCTACAACATCCCTCCGGACGATGCGGAGGATCTGTTGCGGGATGTCTTCCTGACCCTGATTTTCCAGCGCGACCGGGTGTCGGAGCCGGAGGTTTGGGTCCTCCGGACGCTCAAGCAGCAATGCTTGGCCTACTGGCGCCGTCGCCGGCGGGTGCTCTACAGCAATCTGGACGCGGAGCTGCGCCAGTCGGTCCTGGAGACCGGCGGGGACTCCAAGCGCCGCGAGCGCCTGCGCCGCCAGCTCGCCCGGGTGGTGGACTCCCTCCCGGCGCCCTGCCGATCGCTGCTTCGCCGCCGCTACGGCCTCGACGGCGCCCTCGGCCCCGACCCGCTGGACGATACGGTCGCCGGAGAGGTCTCCCAGCGTTGCCTCGCCGCCCTCGGCAAGCGCCTGATGGAGTCCGGTGTGCTCGACGACCTCGACCCTCCCCAGTAG
- a CDS encoding ParB/RepB/Spo0J family partition protein: MSKAAASSSGRRGLPSTRRMRHSSHFVEEFDARDDASVGRMVPLSIVEPDPNQPRSAMGDLSELVRSVKDKGVLEPILVRSMQGEKGSSGEVLRIISGERRYRAAQEAGLSKVPVIEMEVTEQEALEIALIENLQRKDLTPFEEAEGYKALADQHDYTHEQIAEAVSKSRTVVTESLSLLQMPPKVRDIAQALKIHSKSVLLEVLKADSPEEMRFLLEAVDKQGLSRDDLRRRFRNDRKAPARRKKPYVFKFRAPDKSYNLSLSFRQSEVEPNDLITALEEIIQQLRSGQKVR; this comes from the coding sequence GTGTCTAAAGCCGCCGCTTCCAGCTCCGGGCGCCGAGGTCTTCCATCGACCCGGCGCATGCGCCACAGCAGCCATTTCGTCGAAGAGTTCGACGCCCGCGATGATGCCAGCGTCGGTCGCATGGTGCCTCTTTCCATCGTCGAGCCGGATCCCAACCAGCCTCGGAGCGCCATGGGCGACCTCAGCGAGCTGGTGCGCTCGGTGAAGGACAAGGGCGTGCTGGAGCCGATTCTGGTGCGCAGCATGCAAGGCGAAAAGGGAAGCAGCGGAGAAGTGCTGCGGATCATTTCCGGCGAGCGCCGGTACCGGGCAGCTCAGGAGGCTGGGCTGTCGAAGGTGCCGGTCATCGAGATGGAGGTCACGGAGCAGGAAGCTCTAGAGATTGCACTGATCGAGAATCTCCAGCGCAAGGATCTGACCCCGTTCGAGGAAGCGGAAGGCTACAAGGCGCTAGCGGATCAGCACGATTACACCCACGAGCAGATCGCGGAGGCGGTGAGCAAATCGCGAACGGTGGTAACGGAGAGCCTCTCTCTGCTGCAGATGCCACCCAAGGTTCGGGATATCGCTCAGGCGCTGAAGATCCACTCGAAGTCGGTGCTTCTGGAGGTGCTCAAGGCGGATTCGCCGGAAGAGATGCGCTTCCTTCTCGAGGCGGTGGACAAGCAGGGCCTGAGCCGCGACGATCTTCGCCGCCGATTCCGCAACGACCGCAAGGCGCCGGCTCGGCGGAAGAAGCCCTACGTGTTCAAGTTCCGCGCACCGGACAAGTCCTACAATCTGTCGCTGTCTTTTCGGCAGAGCGAGGTCGAGCCAAACGACTTGATCACCGCCCTCGAAGAGATCATCCAGCAGCTTCGCAGCGGGCAGAAGGTCCGCTAG